Proteins encoded together in one Rhizobacter sp. J219 window:
- a CDS encoding AAA family ATPase: MTKPNKPAAASEPATQPSETVLYRTEQACVMRRTQADGQRVVVKQAIGAPAVRRLGHEVAMLRRVAHVAGVPVVLETPAPDTLVLRDDGGIALADFLREHRLGIDQVVAYALGAARILAAVHKAGVVHKDIGPGNLLIHPETLAPTLIDFNISVLAGAQAPTGSAAAEGEIAGTWAYMSPEHTGRTGRAPDARSDLYSFGVTLYQVLTGRKPFETEDLLELVHAHLVQMPEAPTAFVAEVPTVLSDMVMRLLAKEPEKRYQSAEGLAQDLQRLQRGLAAKKVEAFELGAFDFGAELKSPAALVGREEEIGLLRAALEATREGRKPWLWIKGEAGVGKSALIDELRAIAATRRAWYAGGRFSAASAADSTHALGGFSALGRQLVALPTEQLGQVREKLLAALDGRLGYGVAQLPEFQTLLGEHPAAEPEGDADAAETAIADAAVRLLRALASAERPVVMVADDLQHAPSLTFKLLAAVCDEAAREPMPGLLLVSASPATPGGLKASTELNLAPLAPDAAARLIAAMLRMTAEEAAPLATALARHTQHRPGRIVALLNALRADSVLSLGDGRWEWDADAVRRYVGAAGPAELQARIAACPKASVELVNALAALGGRADWGDLAAATGLTKARLRKPLAAVIDDGLVVDGDTGAALSRPNVGEAALATLAEADRRALHLGFARKLDAAKRPEALVATQYFHAGLTADAQLDASERRRAAELLEHEGDALRARGQIDLAERYLCAALQSLKLVAGADEQQRVFELSVKRLQCLFELGRHGDVDGVYRSLLDAGFAPELLSGALRHQIYSLVARSKFVDAMQAGLDLLARLNMPKPADIRPDLGAGIARLVGWYRGDDRLRDFDRPEINTGRELALAQSLPETTTPAYFADPPTWAWLTLMAHKIWVEHGPHPRLAGSVASLPFVLVGTPQDFRGAHAVGRHVIEVCEKRGFDQAQALGRCIFAISAAHWVDSLELILGEFHRARADLMRMREPFVAFSYVASDVAFDCQPTLALAMPEVKAGLDFALAQRNLDFQQRYQPRLQLQLALRGETRSAGALTDDHFDEADYVTKIDPTGTTAATYHMVATIRAALFGEMAPLAKHSALAVALAPRTPGYYLSAVARVLRVLSLADQLRSAAEDDKAKLVEELEQTLAWVKARAADAPANFAHLAAWLDAERAWALESVWTAGAAFDAAVAAAKDVPRPWHKALIHERAALFRLSQGMEEAAKPILATACELYDAWGAAGKVKELRRQHAFLRSGKGLSRSDSGKTTAVVGAEMLDLMAVLRASQALVSETVLAKLTDRVGKVLGTITGATGVQLIVRPEEGSTDWVMAHTLGDAKPQTVDEAGAAGELALSAFRYAERTRELLLIEDVVRDERFSEDAFAQKLEQCSMMFSPIVKQGHLHAMLVLENRQRRNAFSGDRLDSVALIAGQLSVSLDNALLYASLEKRVAERTAQLRQKTNDINAMLQNMPQGVLTVVSGGVIHPEYSAYLETIFETKDIAGVSVMDLIFTNTSLGADLLSQVDAAIASVIGEDEMNYEFNSHLLVAELDKTLADGRVKSLALSWSPIVGEEGHVDKLMLCVRDVTGFKRLEAEASARKRELQVIGEILAVSQEKFHEFIDSARGFIAENKALIEKTADKQMDAINLLFRNMHTIKGNARTYGFLGLTNQVHVTEQHYDDLRKEADAVWEQSTLLSELREVGELIEQYAHVNDVVLGRKGPGRRAAVEKFLMVERDTVAETLQLLMGVDHSDPNAMRLALQHVGSMLHMLGTQPIGEILSGTLDSLPSLAKELGKAAPQVHIEDHGLMVRTQASGLLKNLFTHLLRNSVDHGIEAPTQRAQAGKPEAGRIDLRLHVDDGKLWIHLRDDGRGLALGKIRQRAMEQNLLTRASSTSAEEVAQLIFRSGFSTAEQVTEVSGRGVGMDAVRAFLEKEGGSISIRFLDDRNPDKESADFRPFETVIALPDKYAASLHAAMSFDALRSRLAAARS, from the coding sequence ATGACGAAGCCGAACAAGCCCGCCGCTGCGAGCGAGCCCGCCACCCAGCCCAGCGAAACCGTGCTCTACCGCACCGAGCAGGCCTGTGTGATGCGTCGCACGCAGGCCGATGGGCAGCGTGTGGTGGTCAAGCAGGCCATCGGTGCGCCGGCCGTGCGGCGGCTGGGCCATGAAGTGGCGATGCTGCGCCGCGTGGCGCACGTGGCGGGCGTGCCCGTCGTGCTGGAAACGCCCGCCCCCGACACCCTGGTGCTGCGCGATGACGGCGGCATCGCGCTCGCCGATTTCCTGCGCGAGCACCGCCTCGGCATCGACCAGGTGGTGGCCTATGCGCTGGGCGCCGCGCGCATCCTCGCCGCCGTGCACAAGGCCGGCGTGGTGCACAAGGACATCGGCCCCGGCAACCTGCTGATCCACCCCGAGACCCTGGCGCCGACGCTGATCGACTTCAACATCTCCGTGCTCGCAGGCGCCCAGGCGCCAACCGGCAGTGCCGCCGCCGAAGGCGAGATCGCCGGCACCTGGGCCTACATGTCGCCCGAGCACACCGGCCGCACCGGCCGCGCGCCCGATGCACGCTCCGACCTCTATTCCTTCGGCGTCACGCTCTACCAGGTGCTGACCGGCCGCAAGCCCTTCGAGACCGAAGACCTGCTGGAGCTGGTGCATGCGCACCTGGTGCAGATGCCCGAAGCGCCCACCGCGTTCGTGGCCGAGGTGCCGACCGTGCTGTCCGACATGGTGATGCGCCTGCTCGCCAAGGAGCCCGAGAAGCGTTACCAGAGCGCCGAAGGCCTCGCACAGGACCTGCAGCGCCTGCAGCGCGGGCTCGCCGCGAAGAAGGTCGAGGCGTTCGAGCTGGGGGCCTTCGACTTCGGCGCCGAGCTGAAGTCGCCGGCCGCGCTCGTGGGCCGCGAAGAAGAGATCGGCCTGCTGCGCGCCGCGCTGGAGGCCACACGCGAAGGCCGCAAGCCCTGGCTGTGGATCAAGGGCGAAGCTGGCGTCGGCAAGTCGGCCCTGATCGACGAGTTGCGCGCCATCGCGGCGACCCGCCGTGCCTGGTATGCGGGTGGGCGTTTCAGCGCCGCGTCGGCCGCCGACAGCACCCACGCGCTCGGTGGCTTCAGTGCCCTCGGCCGCCAGCTGGTGGCGCTGCCAACCGAGCAGCTCGGCCAGGTGCGCGAGAAGCTGCTGGCCGCGCTCGATGGTCGCCTCGGCTATGGCGTGGCGCAGCTGCCTGAATTCCAGACCCTGCTCGGCGAGCACCCGGCGGCCGAGCCCGAAGGCGATGCCGATGCCGCCGAAACCGCGATCGCCGATGCCGCCGTGCGCCTGCTGCGCGCACTCGCCAGCGCCGAGCGCCCCGTGGTGATGGTGGCCGATGACCTGCAGCATGCGCCGTCGCTGACCTTCAAGCTGCTGGCCGCCGTGTGCGACGAAGCGGCCCGCGAACCCATGCCCGGCTTGCTGCTGGTGAGCGCGAGCCCGGCCACGCCAGGCGGCCTGAAGGCCTCGACCGAATTGAACCTGGCGCCGCTCGCACCCGACGCTGCCGCGCGCCTGATCGCCGCCATGCTGCGCATGACGGCCGAAGAGGCCGCGCCGCTCGCCACGGCGCTTGCACGCCACACCCAGCACCGCCCGGGCCGCATCGTCGCGCTGCTGAACGCTCTGCGCGCCGACAGCGTGCTGAGCCTGGGTGACGGCCGCTGGGAATGGGACGCCGACGCCGTGCGCCGCTACGTCGGTGCCGCAGGCCCCGCCGAGCTGCAGGCGCGCATCGCCGCCTGCCCGAAGGCCAGCGTCGAGCTGGTCAACGCGCTGGCCGCTCTCGGTGGCCGTGCCGACTGGGGCGACCTCGCCGCCGCCACCGGCCTGACCAAGGCGCGCCTGCGCAAGCCGCTGGCCGCGGTCATCGACGACGGCCTCGTGGTCGACGGTGACACCGGGGCGGCACTGTCGCGGCCGAACGTGGGCGAGGCCGCCCTGGCAACGCTTGCCGAGGCCGACCGGCGTGCGCTGCACCTCGGCTTCGCGCGCAAGCTCGACGCGGCCAAGCGCCCCGAGGCGCTGGTGGCCACTCAGTATTTCCACGCCGGCCTCACCGCGGATGCCCAGCTCGACGCCAGCGAACGCCGCCGCGCCGCCGAGTTGCTCGAGCACGAAGGCGACGCCTTGCGCGCCCGTGGCCAGATCGACCTCGCGGAGCGTTACCTGTGCGCCGCGCTGCAGTCGCTCAAGCTGGTGGCCGGCGCCGACGAGCAGCAACGAGTGTTCGAGCTGAGCGTCAAGCGGCTGCAATGTCTCTTCGAACTCGGCCGCCACGGCGACGTCGACGGTGTTTACCGATCGCTGCTCGATGCCGGCTTCGCCCCGGAGCTGCTGAGTGGTGCGCTGCGCCACCAGATCTACAGCCTGGTGGCACGCAGCAAGTTCGTCGACGCGATGCAGGCCGGCCTCGACCTGCTGGCGCGTCTCAACATGCCCAAGCCGGCCGACATCCGCCCGGACCTGGGCGCCGGCATCGCGCGCCTGGTCGGCTGGTACCGCGGAGACGATCGCCTGCGCGATTTCGATCGCCCCGAGATCAACACCGGCCGCGAGCTGGCCCTGGCGCAGAGCCTGCCCGAGACCACCACGCCCGCCTACTTCGCCGACCCGCCGACATGGGCCTGGCTCACGCTGATGGCCCACAAGATCTGGGTCGAGCACGGCCCGCACCCGCGGCTGGCCGGCTCGGTCGCGTCGCTGCCTTTCGTGCTGGTCGGCACGCCGCAGGACTTCCGCGGCGCGCACGCGGTGGGCCGCCACGTGATCGAGGTGTGCGAGAAGCGCGGCTTCGACCAAGCCCAGGCGCTGGGGCGTTGCATCTTCGCGATCTCGGCAGCGCACTGGGTCGATTCGCTTGAGCTGATCCTCGGCGAGTTTCACCGCGCACGCGCCGACCTGATGCGCATGCGCGAGCCCTTCGTCGCCTTCAGCTACGTCGCAAGCGACGTGGCGTTCGACTGCCAGCCCACGCTGGCCCTGGCCATGCCCGAGGTGAAGGCCGGGCTCGACTTCGCCCTGGCGCAGCGCAACCTGGACTTCCAGCAGCGCTACCAGCCGCGCCTGCAGCTGCAGCTGGCGCTGCGCGGTGAAACGCGCTCGGCAGGTGCCTTGACCGACGATCACTTCGACGAGGCCGACTACGTCACCAAGATCGACCCGACGGGCACGACGGCGGCGACGTACCACATGGTGGCCACGATCCGGGCAGCGCTGTTCGGTGAGATGGCGCCCTTGGCGAAGCACAGCGCGCTGGCCGTCGCGCTCGCCCCCCGCACTCCCGGCTACTACCTGAGCGCCGTGGCACGCGTGCTGCGCGTGCTCTCGCTGGCCGACCAGCTGCGCAGTGCGGCCGAGGACGACAAGGCCAAGCTCGTCGAAGAACTCGAACAGACCCTGGCGTGGGTGAAGGCCCGCGCCGCCGATGCGCCGGCCAACTTCGCCCACCTCGCGGCCTGGCTCGACGCCGAACGCGCCTGGGCACTGGAGTCGGTGTGGACGGCCGGTGCTGCCTTCGATGCCGCCGTGGCCGCCGCGAAGGACGTGCCGCGCCCGTGGCACAAGGCACTGATCCATGAACGCGCCGCGCTCTTCCGCCTGTCGCAGGGCATGGAAGAAGCGGCCAAGCCCATCCTCGCCACGGCCTGCGAGCTGTACGACGCGTGGGGCGCCGCCGGCAAGGTGAAGGAGCTGCGCCGCCAGCATGCTTTCCTGCGCTCGGGCAAAGGCCTGTCGCGCAGCGACTCCGGCAAGACCACGGCGGTCGTCGGCGCCGAGATGCTCGACCTGATGGCCGTGCTGCGCGCCTCGCAGGCGCTGGTTTCGGAGACGGTGCTCGCCAAGCTGACCGACCGCGTCGGCAAGGTGCTCGGCACCATCACCGGCGCGACCGGCGTGCAGCTGATCGTGCGGCCGGAAGAAGGTTCGACCGACTGGGTGATGGCGCACACGCTGGGCGATGCGAAGCCGCAGACGGTGGACGAAGCCGGTGCGGCCGGCGAGCTGGCCCTGTCGGCCTTCCGCTACGCGGAGCGCACGCGTGAGCTGCTGCTGATCGAAGACGTGGTGCGCGACGAGCGCTTCTCGGAAGACGCCTTCGCGCAGAAGCTCGAGCAGTGCTCGATGATGTTCTCGCCGATCGTCAAGCAGGGCCACCTGCACGCGATGCTGGTGCTCGAGAACCGCCAGCGCCGCAACGCCTTCAGCGGCGACCGCCTCGACTCGGTGGCGCTGATCGCCGGCCAGCTGTCCGTGTCGCTCGACAACGCGCTGCTCTACGCCTCGCTGGAAAAGCGCGTGGCCGAGCGCACCGCCCAGCTGCGCCAGAAGACCAACGACATCAACGCGATGCTGCAGAACATGCCGCAGGGCGTGCTGACGGTGGTCTCGGGCGGGGTGATCCACCCCGAGTACTCGGCGTACCTCGAAACCATCTTCGAAACGAAGGACATCGCCGGCGTGTCGGTGATGGACCTGATCTTCACGAACACCAGCCTCGGCGCCGACCTGCTCTCGCAGGTGGACGCGGCCATCGCCTCGGTGATCGGCGAAGACGAGATGAACTACGAGTTCAACTCGCACCTGCTGGTGGCCGAACTCGACAAGACGCTGGCCGACGGCCGTGTGAAGTCGCTGGCACTCAGCTGGTCGCCCATCGTGGGCGAAGAGGGCCACGTCGACAAGCTCATGCTCTGCGTGCGCGACGTGACCGGTTTCAAGCGCCTGGAAGCCGAGGCCAGCGCCCGCAAGCGCGAGCTGCAGGTGATCGGCGAGATCCTGGCGGTGAGCCAGGAGAAGTTCCACGAGTTCATCGACAGTGCGCGCGGCTTCATCGCCGAGAACAAGGCGCTGATCGAGAAGACCGCCGACAAGCAGATGGACGCGATCAACCTGCTGTTCCGCAACATGCACACCATCAAAGGCAATGCGCGGACCTATGGCTTCCTCGGCCTCACGAACCAGGTGCATGTGACCGAGCAGCACTACGACGACCTGCGCAAGGAGGCCGACGCGGTGTGGGAGCAAAGCACGCTCTTGAGCGAGCTGCGCGAGGTGGGCGAGCTCATCGAGCAGTACGCCCACGTGAACGACGTGGTGCTCGGCCGCAAGGGCCCGGGCCGACGTGCGGCGGTCGAGAAGTTCCTGATGGTCGAGCGCGACACGGTGGCCGAGACGCTGCAGTTGCTGATGGGCGTGGACCACAGCGACCCCAATGCGATGCGCCTCGCGCTACAGCACGTGGGCAGCATGCTGCACATGCTGGGCACGCAGCCGATCGGGGAGATCCTCTCGGGCACCCTCGACTCGCTGCCGTCGCTCGCCAAGGAGCTGGGCAAGGCGGCGCCGCAGGTCCACATCGAAGACCACGGCCTGATGGTGCGCACGCAGGCGAGCGGCCTCTTGAAGAACCTCTTCACCCACCTGCTGCGCAACTCGGTCGACCACGGAATCGAAGCCCCCACCCAGCGCGCGCAAGCCGGCAAGCCCGAGGCCGGCCGCATCGACCTGCGCCTGCATGTGGACGACGGCAAGCTGTGGATCCACCTGCGCGACGACGGCCGCGGCCTTGCGCTCGGCAAGATCCGCCAGCGGGCGATGGAGCAGAACCTGCTCACGCGTGCCTCCAGCACCAGCGCGGAGGAAGTGGCTCAACTCATCTTCCGCTCCGGCTTCTCGACCGCCGAACAGGTGACCGAGGTGTCGGGCCGAGGCGTGGGCATGGACGCGGTGCGCGCGTTCCTCGAGAAAGAGGGCGGCTCGATCTCGATCCGCTTCCTCGACGACCGGAACCCAGACAAGGAAAGCGCCGACTTCCGCCCCTTCGAGACGGTGATCGCACTGCCCGACAAGTACGCCGCCTCGCTGCACGCGGCGATGTCGTTCGACGCCTTGCGCAGCCGGCTCGCGGCAGCCAGGAGCTGA
- a CDS encoding TetR/AcrR family transcriptional regulator, with protein MSPEARREQILDSAVAYIVERGLSTFTLENVAQQAGVSKPLVYKYFTRREDMLRAVLEREYVYLGRHKLDVLPDEVPMEPLIRASNRNAFNYLYERGPIIRLLAGDRSVAELVHQRERNERTAVTEHFIKRLMKTYGLPQDVAFICTVMTVNAPILSSRALKRAGISAERASQVWSDFVVGGWQALHAQQQRSGKPVVAKATAAKTKAAKPAAKRRKA; from the coding sequence ATGTCGCCCGAAGCGCGGCGCGAGCAGATCCTCGACAGCGCCGTCGCCTACATCGTCGAGCGCGGTCTGTCGACTTTCACGCTGGAAAACGTGGCCCAGCAGGCAGGGGTGAGCAAGCCGCTGGTCTACAAGTACTTCACCCGCCGCGAAGACATGCTGCGCGCGGTGCTGGAGCGCGAATACGTCTACCTCGGCCGGCACAAGCTCGACGTGCTGCCCGACGAGGTACCGATGGAGCCGCTGATCCGCGCCTCCAACCGCAATGCCTTCAACTACCTCTACGAGCGCGGCCCGATCATCCGGCTGCTGGCGGGCGACCGCAGCGTGGCCGAACTCGTGCACCAGCGCGAGCGCAACGAGCGCACCGCCGTCACCGAACACTTCATCAAGCGGCTGATGAAGACTTACGGGCTGCCGCAAGACGTGGCCTTCATCTGCACGGTGATGACGGTGAACGCGCCCATCCTCTCGTCGCGCGCGTTGAAGCGTGCCGGCATCAGCGCCGAGCGGGCCTCGCAGGTGTGGAGCGATTTCGTGGTCGGCGGCTGGCAGGCGCTGCATGCGCAGCAGCAGCGCAGCGGCAAGCCGGTGGTGGCCAAGGCCACGGCAGCGAAGACCAAGGCCGCCAAGCCGGCCGCCAAGCGCCGCAAAGCCTGA